In Brettanomyces bruxellensis chromosome 7, complete sequence, the sequence TCATGTTCTACTTGATGCCAATAAAGCATCATGTTCTCACATTACACTCTTCCGCAAACATCGGAACCCAGAATGGTGATGTGACGATGTTCTTTGGACTTTCAGGAACAGGAAAGACAACATTGAGTGCAGATCCACACAGAAAATTGATTGGCGATGATGAACACTGTTGGTCAGACCATGGAGTTTTCAACGTTGAAGGTGGATGCTACGCAAAGTGTATTGATCTCTCTGAATCCAAGGAGccagaaatttttcaagctATAAAGTTTGGTTCCGTTCTTGAAAACGTCGTTTACGACCCTGTTACAAGGGTTGTCGACTATTCCGATTCATCAATTACTGCTAACACTAGATGCGCCTACCCAATTGAGTTCATACCTTCTGCTAAGATCCCATGTCAGGTGGATACACATCCTAGCAACATTATTCTTTTAACATGCGACGCTATGGGTGTTCTTCCTCCAGTTTCCAAGCTCACTAAGGCGCAAGTTATGTACCACTTCATCTCTGGCTATACATCTAAGATGACTGGAACGGAAGTCGGAGTCACAGAACCACAGGCAACTTTCTCCGCCTGCTATGGTCAACCTTTCCTTGTTCTACATCCAATGAGATATGCCCAACAGTTGGCTGACAAAATGAGTGCTCATCATGCTCATGCCTGGCTGCTCAACACTGGATGGACAGGAAAACCAATGTCAAAGGGCGGAAAGAGATGTCCATTAAAGTACACCAGAGCAATTTTGGATGCAATCCATTCTGGCGTCTTAGCTAAAGCTGAATATGAAAACTTCCCAACGTTTGGACTGCGGGTTCCAAAATCTTGCCCTGGTGTTCCTTCCGAACTTTTAAATCCTGCTCGTAACTGGTCAGATGGTAAGGCTGATTTCCAAAATCAGGTTACAAACCTGGCTCAGCTTTTCATGgagaattttgaaaagtatGCTTCCTCTTGCACCGAAGAAGTTTTGTCTGCAGGTCCAGCTATGTAaagatttttcttttaaccACATAATCATGGTTCTGATTAGTGTTAACTAGGCCCCAGCTGTGTCACGTTCTTGCACTCCGATATCTATTCTTTGTCGATAATGTAttccatttgcatttgTATCATACAACAAATTTTTCTGTAGGTGGAATGGCATTTTAATTTCCCAATTGTCATTATTTACTTGTTATattacatttttctttaaatgtCACGGCTATTTTCGTCCTTGAATCTTGTACCCTGAACTACGGATATTTTTAATCAGTACAAAACATAAAATTTTCCTAAATATACCAGCCATATAACTTAATTGAATTTGATCAACGCATCACAATGTTCAAGCAATTGCAACAAAGGGCTGATAATCAACATATTTACGTAGATTTTAACTCCATGTTTCAGGGCCAAAATAGCCTCTTTCTGGCAAATCAGTCTTCAATGCAGTTTGTCCAGCGTAACCATCGACTCCCTCGGAAACAACATTGTTTCCCCACCAACTAATATCAACTGGATGGTACTGAACAGCAAAAAAGACAATAATGGCCGAGAACGCAAGACCTGCATCTAGACCCGCAGAGAGCACATAATTGTACTTTTCCCACCAGGAAGTCATATGTCTTCTAATATAATACATGAAAACAAATGACAAATACATTCCCCCTGTCTGATAAGCAAGGTTAAGAGGTGCCCATTCGAGGAATCCAATGGATATCAAAGCGGGATGAATATTCTTAAGTAGGGAAATTGGCTTGAAGATAGTCCAGTCGAGAATGGAATATAAACCTTGCGAGAACGATTTCTTTGCCTTACTTCTAATAGCACCACCATAATGCTTTAATCCCCACCAAACAAATGCAAGGATAAATCCAACAAGGAAGAGCCATCTAAGAACTGGATATTGTTGAGAGAATATTCTCTTAGGACCGACGAGACCCCAAATAACGGATGCACTGAAATAAATACGCGAACCGTTGTCACAGGTAAAGTGTTCTGATTGATCTTCA encodes:
- the PCK1 gene encoding Protein kinase C-like 1, with translation MAPTAIDLNREYANSVEAESTAPFNKAERKNSIAAALGLSPDTKIHYNSAVPILYEDALKEKGTTISSTGALIAYSGGKTGRSPKDKRIVAEESSVHDVWWGPVNKKVDDQTWKISRSRAIDYLRTREKVYIIDAFAGWDKRYRIKVRIVCARAYHALFMKNMLIRPTEQELKSFGEPDFTIWNAGQFPANVFTRGMTSATTVELNFKAMEMVILGTEYAGEMKKGILTLMFYLMPIKHHVLTLHSSANIGTQNGDVTMFFGLSGTGKTTLSADPHRKLIGDDEHCWSDHGVFNVEGGCYAKCIDLSESKEPEIFQAIKFGSVLENVVYDPVTRVVDYSDSSITANTRCAYPIEFIPSAKIPCQVDTHPSNIILLTCDAMGVLPPVSKLTKAQVMYHFISGYTSKMTGTEVGVTEPQATFSACYGQPFLVLHPMRYAQQLADKMSAHHAHAWLLNTGWTGKPMSKGGKRCPLKYTRAILDAIHSGVLAKAEYENFPTFGLRVPKSCPGVPSELLNPARNWSDGKADFQNQVTNLAQLFMENFEKYASSCTEEVLSAGPAM